The following are encoded in a window of Gossypium raimondii isolate GPD5lz chromosome 13, ASM2569854v1, whole genome shotgun sequence genomic DNA:
- the LOC128036225 gene encoding protein MAINTENANCE OF MERISTEMS-like has protein sequence MASLISSKSHISDAVNNADSYRVLRGRVSVLKNTLDARLMPCLELAGFESVAQIRYTVLRFDLLSALVERWRPETHTFHFPCGECTVTLEDVALQLGLPIDGSPVTGLSAFTDPDALCYQLLGDSPGDGESYFSGVQFTWLKAKYGQLSAIATEGELMCAARAYIMHIIGGEIMPDASNDKLGLSRASSLVSRALSGDRSESLRHWRMPLTAVVLGAVSDAIFGIGGVVVRHRQSDNVPLYRLIIEQYVRDGFIWTPYRTPEITAVVPSSQTQHSTYGALTHQL, from the exons ATGGCTTCATTGATTAGCAGCAAAAGCCACATATCTGATGCGGTTAATAACGCG gaCTCGTACCGAGTTTTAAGGGGCCGTGTGAGTGTTTTGAAGAATACTCTGGATGCACGGTTGATGCCGTGCTTAGAGCTAGCCGGATTTGAGTCTGTAGCACAGATCCGGTACACCGTCTTGcgctttgatttattatctgcTCTAGTTGAGCGGTGGCGCccggagacccacacttttcattttccgtGCGGGGAGTGCACAGTGACCTTGGAGGATGTAGCGTTGCAGCTTGGGCTCCCAATTGACGGGAGTCCCGTAACGGGATTATCTGCATTTACCGATCCAGATGCACTTTGCTATCAACTTCTAGGAGACTCACCAGGGGACGGTGAGTCATATTTTTCGGGCGTACAATTTACATGGCTGAAAGCCAAGTATGGACAATTATCAGCGATAGCCACTGAAGGCGAGTTGATGTGCGCTGCTcgagcgtacatcatgcatatcATAGGGGGAGAAATCATGCCTGATGCAAGCAACGACAAG CTGGGGCTCAGTCGTGCTAGCAGTCTTGTATCGAGAGCTTTGTCGGGCGACAGATCCGAAAGTTTGCGACATTGGCGGATGCCTCTCACTGCTGTAGTCCTGGGCGCTGTATCGGATGCCATTTTTGGCATCG gtGGAGTGGTCGTCCGGCATCGGCAATCAGACAATGTCCCGCTATACCGCCTCATAATTGAACAGTATGTCCGGGATGGG tttatatggaCGCCGTACCGAACGCCAGAAATTACCGCCGTGGTACCCTCGTCACAGACGCAGCATTCGACATATGGTGCACTAACgcaccaattataa